One genomic window of Conger conger chromosome 7, fConCon1.1, whole genome shotgun sequence includes the following:
- the LOC133132906 gene encoding solute carrier family 13 member 2-like yields the protein MALYWCTECLPLAATSLLPVILFPMMGIMTSTEVCMQYLKDINMLFVGGLLVAIAVENCDLHKRIALRVLLIVGVRPALLMVGFMSVTSFLSMWISNTATTAMMLPIAHAVVKQLSDTEAQADARELGLDNQAFDKSEVDDRKRANTLEMKEQLSDCKLAVTPQDKGQSAEEERRSKAREEKYEYLSKGLSLCVCYSASIGGTATLTGTTPNLILKGQLDEMFTENKDVINFASWFAFAFPNMLMMLILSWIWLQGLYVGFNLKKSFGCGTKTEGDQEAYEVMKEEYRKLGSMTYAEINVLSLFILLVVLWFTREPGFMPGWAGLLFNKDVTFVTDGTVAILIALLLFALPSQIITWEHKEGEKVKAPPGLLTWDVVHKRMPWNIILLLGGGFALARGSEVSGLSQWLGESLSPLQSIPPFAISVLLCLLVATFTECSSNVATTTLFLPILASMAVAIKIHPLYVMLPCTISASLAFMLPVATAPNAIAFSYGNLKVIEMAKAGCMLNLIGIFTINLGLNTWGVAMFGLDEFPSWANVSMKDL from the exons ATGGCGCTGTACTGGTGCACAGAGTGTCTCCCCCTGGCCGCCACTTCCCTGTTGCCCGTCATACTCTTCCCGATGATGGGCATCATGACATCAACCGAG gtgtGCATGCAGTACCTGAAGGACATTAACATGCTGTTCGTGGGGGGGCTGCTGGTGGCCATCGCGGTGGAGAACTGTGACCTGCACAAGCGCATCGCCCTGAGGGTCCTGCTCATCGTGGGTGTGCGGCCAGCCCT GTTGATGGTGGGCTTCATGAGTGTGACGTCCTTCCTCTCCATGTGGATCAGTAACACAGCCACCACCGCCATGATGCTGCCCATCGCCCACGCCGTGGTGAAGCAGCTGAGCGACACCGAGGCCCAGGCCGACGCTCGTGAGCTGGGCCTCGACAACCAGGCCTTCGACAAGAGCGAGGTGGACGACAGGAAACGGGCCAATACCTTGGAGATGAAGGAGCAGCTTAGTGACTGCAAACTGGCCGTGACACCCCAGGACAAAGGTCAGTCtgc cgaggaagagaggaggagcaaAGCGAGGGAGGAGAAGTACGAGTACCTGTCCAAAGGCCTCAGCCTGTGCGTGTGCTACTCGGCCAGCATCGGGGGCACGGCCACCCTGACCGGGACCACCCCAAACCTCATCCTCAAGGGCCAGCTGGACGA gaTGTTCACTGAAAACAAAGATGTGATAAACTTTGCCAGCTGGTTCGCCTTTGCCTTCCCCAACATGCTGATGATGCTCATCTTGTCCTGGATCTGGCTGCAGGGCTTGTACGTGGGATTCAA CCTGAAGAAGTCGTTCGGCTGCGGTACGAAGACCGAAGGAGACCAGGAAGCCTACGAGGTGATGAAGGAGGAGTACAGGAAGCTGGGCTCCATGACGTACGCCGAGATCAACGTCCTCTCCCTCTTCATCCTGCTGGTGGTGCTGTGGTTCACCCGTGAGCCAGGCTTCATGCCCGGCTGGGCCGGTCTGCTCTTCAACAAGGACGTCAC GTTTGTGACGGATGGTACGGTCGCCATCCTCATCGCCCTGCTGCTCTTCGCTCTTCCCTCACAGATAATAACGTGGGAACACAAGGAAG GTGAGAAGGTGAAGGCTCCCCCGGGCTTGCTCACGTGGGATGTGGTGCATAAGCGCATGCCCTGGAACATCATTCTGCTCCTGGGAGGCGGCTTCGCCTTGGCACGGGGCAGTGAG GTGTCCGGTCTCTCCCAGTGGCTGGGCGAGAGTCTGTCCCCGCTGCAGAGCATCCCGCCGTTCGCCATCTCCGTGCTGCTCTGCCTGCTGGTGGCCACCTTCACCGAGTGCTCCAGCAACGTGGCCACCACCACCCTCTTCCTGCCCATCCTGGCCTCCATG gctGTGGCCATTAAGATCCACCCTCTCTACGTCATGCTCCCCTGCACCATCTCCGCCTCGCTGGCCTTCATGCTGCCCGTCGCCACGGCACCCAACGCCATCGCCTTCTCCTATGGGAACCTCAAGGTCATCGAGATG GCGAAGGCAGGCTGCATGCTCAACCTCATTGGCATCTTCACCATCAACCTGGGCCTGAACACCTGGGGGGTGGCCATGTTCGGCCTGGATGAGTTCCCCTCCTGGGCCAACGTCTCCATGAAAGACCTCTGA